The Flavobacteriales bacterium DNA segment TGACCCCTCAAAAAGTTGAGGTATGTTTGCGCGAAATTGAAAAATAACAGGCAAATACTCGATCAATGGCAGTTCTAAGATTCAAAGCATGGGAAGATGTTCTCCATCGTCAGCCCAAGCATAGCATACCTCCTAGTTCTAAGATCTCTGACTATTTCAGCAGCAAGGTCTTCAATGAAGAGACCATGCGGAAATACCTTTCTAACAATGTGTACAAGGCGGTCAAAAAGGCGGTCCTCAACGGACACAGAGTGGAGCGGGAGATTGCTGACCATGTAGCATCAGCTCTGAAAGAGTGGGCCATGAGCCACGGTGCGACCCACTACACGCACTGGTTCCAACCATTGACCGGTTCTACGGCCGAGAAGCACGATGCCTTCTTCACTCCGATAGAGGGAGGACGGAGTATCGAGTCCTTCAAAGGATCCATGCTCTCTCAGCAAGAACCCGATGCCTCCAGCTTCCCCAGCGGTGGATTGAGAAATACCTTCGAGGCCAGAGGATACACGGCATGGGATCCAGCATCACCAGCGTTCATACACGCCAAGACCTTGGTCATACCGACCATCTTCCTCAGCTATACCGGAGAATCCTTGGATAATAAGATGCCGCTTCTCAAAGCATTGCATGCAGTGGAGCAAGAGGCCAAGGCAGTCTGCCAGTATTTCGATAAGAACGTAGACCGAGTAGAAGCTACTCTCGGCTGGGAGCAGGAGTATTTCCTCGTAGATAAGGCATTGTACAATGCCCGTCCTGACCTGATGATGTGCGGAAGGACCCTGTTCGGTCACCAACCGGCTAAAGGCCAGCAGTTGGATGACCACTATTTTGGGACCATCCCAGAGCGGGCAGCGGCATTCATGCGGGATTTCGAGGCGCAGTCACTGGAGCTCGGTATTCCGGTCACTACGCGTCACAATGAGGTCGCACCCAATCAATTCGAGTGTGCTCCCATGTTCGAGGAGTGCAACCTCGCTAATGATCACAACCTTCTATTGATGGACCTGATGGAGAAGGTCGCTCGTCAACATGACTTCAGGGTGCTCTTGCATGAGAAGCCTTTTGCCGGACTCAATGGTAGCGGAAAGCACAATAACTGGTCACTAGCGACAGATACTGGAGTCAACCTCTTGCAACCCGGTCACAATCCGAAGAGCAACATGCAGTTCTTGACCTTCTTCGTCAATACGATCAAGGCCATCCATGATCATGCGGACATGCTACGTGCATCCATTGCCAGTGCAGGTAACGATCACCGCTTGGGAGCCAATGAAGCCCCACCGGCCATCATCTCGGTATTCATCGGGTCGCAGTTGAGCCAGATGCTGGATGATCTCGAGAAGAGTATCAAAGCCGGTAAGATGACTCCAGAGGACAAGACCTCACTCAAACTGAATATCGGTAAGATACCGGTGATCCTCTTGGATAATACCGATAGGAACAGGACCTCTCCATTTGCCTTCACGGGAAACAAGTTCGAATTCAGAGCAGTGGGAAGTACGGCCAATTGTGCCGTACCTATGGCCGTTCTCAATACCATCATGGCCAAGCAATTGTCCGAGTTCCGTAAGGAAGTAGACGCATTGATCAAGAAGGGGACTAAAAAGGACGAGGCCATCCTACGTACCTTGAGAAAGTGTATTGTGGCTTCCAAGAGTATCCGCTTTGAAGGGAATGGCTATAGCGATGAGTGGGTAAAAGAGGCGAAGAAACGCGGACTCTCCAATGTCAAGGACACACCTCGCGCTCTGGATCTGATGATCTCCAAGGACGCGGAGAAGATCTTCACCGAGATGGGGATCTTCACCAAGGACGAACTCCTTGCAAGACATGAGATCTCACTGGAGAACTACACGATGAAGCTCCAGATCGAATCCAGAGTATGTGCAGATATCGCACTGAATCACATCTTGCCGGCAGCAATCAACTACCAGAGCGATCTGGTGGACAATGTGATGTCAGTGCAAGAGGTCATGGGATCCACTATGAAGTGCACCGCTCAGAAGGATATGATCAAACGCATAGGAGAGCATGTGGATCAGATGGCTGCTTTGGCAGAGCAAATGAGACAGGAACGCAAGAAGGCCAATAAAATGACCGATAGCCGCAAGAAGGCCATTCATTATTGCGACAAGGTCAAGCCTAAGATGGATGAGATCAGGACGCATTCCGATAAACTCGAACAGATCGTGGATGATGAGATATGGCCACTGCCTAAGCAGAGGGAACTGCTCTTCACCCGATAATCCACTTCAAGGTCATATACATAAAGGAATCCCATGTCAGAACAGGCATGGGATTCTCATTTTTGTAGCATGGAGTATCCGATATACATTTCCCATATCGACCACTCGGTCATCTATCGCATCGATGGCCCTATGGCCTTTTCAGAATGGAAGCGGCTCGGACCCGATCGCTCTCCAGACCAGAGCAGGTGGATACGGACCGATGTGGAGAATGGGGACTATAGCACTGCGGTGTATATCCAAGACCTCCTTGTTGCTGTTGAAAAGGGAGAATTGCAAAGCATCACGGGGTCTACCTTTGGGTCACTTATCGGTGAATCCGATCACTAGGAGTACTCTTTTCTGAGTTCGTCCCATCTGGGGCAATCCATCAGATGATCATTGACCATACCCACCGCCTGCATGAATGCATAGCAGATAGTGGACCCTACGAATTTGAACCCTTTTGATTTCAGGCCCTTGCTCATCGCATCACTCTCCGGGCTGGTGGACCGATAGTCTGACTCATCTTTCAGTTTATTGATGATGGGTCTGCCGCCTACAAAAGCCCAGAGATATTCTGAGAACGAGCCTTCTTCCTGTATTCTCAAATAGGCCTGAGCATTGTTCACCGTTGCTCTGATCTTGGCCTGATTCCTGATTATACCTGCATCCTGCATCAATGACTGGATCTTGGCCTCATCGTAGTTAGAAATGATCTGAGGTTCGAATCCATCGAATGCACTGATGAAATTGTCTCGTTTGCGTAATACGGTGATCCAACTCAGTCCGGCTTGAAAGCCATCTAGGATGAGTTTTTCGAACAAGGCACGATCATCGCGAAGGGGTACACCCCATTCTTGATCATGATAAGCTACATAGATCGGGTCATCGCCACACCACGGACATCGGGGCATAATACTCTGATTCTGAATTACAATGTATGACAAAAGAAACCACAACTTCCCGTAAGCTAGAGCGTATATTTACCTGAGAAGATGTGCAGATGGCTGCTCATATCCCTG contains these protein-coding regions:
- a CDS encoding glutamine synthetase type III gives rise to the protein MAVLRFKAWEDVLHRQPKHSIPPSSKISDYFSSKVFNEETMRKYLSNNVYKAVKKAVLNGHRVEREIADHVASALKEWAMSHGATHYTHWFQPLTGSTAEKHDAFFTPIEGGRSIESFKGSMLSQQEPDASSFPSGGLRNTFEARGYTAWDPASPAFIHAKTLVIPTIFLSYTGESLDNKMPLLKALHAVEQEAKAVCQYFDKNVDRVEATLGWEQEYFLVDKALYNARPDLMMCGRTLFGHQPAKGQQLDDHYFGTIPERAAAFMRDFEAQSLELGIPVTTRHNEVAPNQFECAPMFEECNLANDHNLLLMDLMEKVARQHDFRVLLHEKPFAGLNGSGKHNNWSLATDTGVNLLQPGHNPKSNMQFLTFFVNTIKAIHDHADMLRASIASAGNDHRLGANEAPPAIISVFIGSQLSQMLDDLEKSIKAGKMTPEDKTSLKLNIGKIPVILLDNTDRNRTSPFAFTGNKFEFRAVGSTANCAVPMAVLNTIMAKQLSEFRKEVDALIKKGTKKDEAILRTLRKCIVASKSIRFEGNGYSDEWVKEAKKRGLSNVKDTPRALDLMISKDAEKIFTEMGIFTKDELLARHEISLENYTMKLQIESRVCADIALNHILPAAINYQSDLVDNVMSVQEVMGSTMKCTAQKDMIKRIGEHVDQMAALAEQMRQERKKANKMTDSRKKAIHYCDKVKPKMDEIRTHSDKLEQIVDDEIWPLPKQRELLFTR
- a CDS encoding DNA-3-methyladenine glycosylase I — protein: MPRCPWCGDDPIYVAYHDQEWGVPLRDDRALFEKLILDGFQAGLSWITVLRKRDNFISAFDGFEPQIISNYDEAKIQSLMQDAGIIRNQAKIRATVNNAQAYLRIQEEGSFSEYLWAFVGGRPIINKLKDESDYRSTSPESDAMSKGLKSKGFKFVGSTICYAFMQAVGMVNDHLMDCPRWDELRKEYS